The genomic interval TGAACTGTCTATCCATCTTGTTTTTAAagtcctttcaaaataaaaggggCTTTGTGTGAAGACCCTAAACCACTCTCAGGCTTATTAGGAGGTAATGCATCTTTGACTGTTTTGGGGGTTCCTTCAGGGGGCGAGGCAGCTGGTCTGGGAAACAGAGCTTAAACTAGAGGAGGCTGAGCAACAATGTCAAGACGTGATAAAGTCTTCCTTTGAGGAGTGTCGACCGTGTCTTGAAGATGCTTGTAAGGCCTTCTTTACCTCTACTTGTCGCCGTGGCTTCGCCTCATTCTCATTTAAGGTTTGATCTCAGCGTTTTTAAAGACCTTCAGATtgattaatacaaatgttttaccATGATTTGTCACGGGCTCCATTATCATTTTCTGCAGTTGGAGGAGTTTCTAAGAAAAATGGCCGCCCAGCTAGAGGCTGCAGAGCATCTTTACAAAAACGATGAGAACATGGGTCGCACCAACTCACCTGAGACTGAAGAGCTGGAGCTTCTTCAGGCAGATGCTTCCTTCAACCAGTTGCTGTCAAACACCAGCCTCCTGTACAACCAGAGCATCATGCTGGTGAAGAGAAAGCAACACATGTTTGGGGATTCCTTCCTGGAAGCTTTCACCACAGAGTCGAGACCCAGCCTGGTGTCAGTAATGCAGAGTCCTGACTTCTTCACAAGGTTGGGATTGGATCACATCCTCGGCTCTGTGTCTGAGTTTGGGATGAACGTGCTGGAAGAACTCAGCTCCACAGTGACTAATGTATTTGAGGAGATAAAGGAAGCAGAGGTGTACTTCCAACCACCAAGCACAGGTATCTGATGTAatgacatgtgtgtgtatcatatATATAACAATACCCCCCGTAACATCTGTGATTGTATGTCTACAAAGACGCAGGCTCCCTCTCTGCTTTGGGAATGTCTGAGAGAAGAAATCTTTGCAGACGTCTCCGCAGGCAGGCATCAGATTGCTGGCAACTCCAAAGTCTGTGCAAGGCCTGTGAAGAATATCTGTTAAAAGGTAAATAATGAAAAGATCATTAATGGTTCCATAACTATTTAGCTCACCCCTTATGTGCATATTGAAACCAGGACCTGGGCCTCCAATTCTGGCCCGAATAACAAGCCTTTTTCCAATATGGACAATTAAAAACTGCCTTATTTATTGAAGTGTTTGCTTTAAAGTCTTCCTTTTTTCAACTAAAAGGGCATACTATTGATCATACTATTCAGCATGACAAAAATATTCTGACGACTCTCTTTATTAATTATTTGGCTTATTTGTACTTAAACTGTTATATTGATAATTACTTGTTGGATGCCTTGTTCTGAtaactcattttattttgtgtaattctTCACTGAtattaatgagaaaaaaaagtaaattctTCATTTAGGGAGCTAAAACAGTATAGAATAGATTAATAATGTGACTTCACTTAGATAACACTTTCTGAATAATTGCTCAATTTTGAAGATAACTGATTACCTTTTAGCTACAGTATATAATAGCACTGATACTGTGACGGGTAAAGCCCATTGTCAGATATTTGAAATGGTTAACTTCATGAGGGTTAATAAATAAAGATCTACTCTAAAGTTGACCTGGATTTGTGTCTTCTCTGTATGTGATCATGTGTACTTGCAGAGTGTCCCAGTTTCCAGCAGTTACACTCTGAGGTGGAAGAGATGCACTTGCTGCTCAACGCCTCCCAGCAGCAGTACGACGATACGCTGCAGTTGGTGCAGAGACACACAGCGGACACACAGAGCTGGCTGATCAACATGCAGGACTGGCTGTGTTGGGTCAGCCAGCTGTCAAACACCACAACAGGCCCCCACAACATCTTCAGAGTGATCACAGTACGCTTGTAGTAGTGTAGAACTTGTTATACTGTTACTTACAGTAGGTGAATTGGATTGTAACGAGAGCTACACTGATGCAGTTTTACTTTATCTCATTTCTCAGGTGGATCCGCAGCAACAGATGGAGAACATCAGGCCTAAAGCAGACAGCCTTGTGGTGGTAACAATACTGGACTCTTCCCCAATAACTGTCACAGTTCCAGCTGAGTTGGAGGTGGAGGACCCAGCTTTTATCCAATATGTAGCTCAGGAGGCTCTAAAACTCCATAAACGGCAGATAAGAGGTATTGATCCCAGCAGATAGGAGCTTAGGAGTTTATTTGGCTCCCAATTTCACCTGGCAGGGCACCAAATTTGattcaaatataattaaatgtgattATATATGGAATATTTAAGTTGACTTGCTGGCTTTGATCCTACCCAACTGAAAATAATTCTTCGTTTTactatttttttctgcaaattaATGGAGTAATGTGGATAAAACAGCAGTGAGACAATACCATTACCTAAATTATAGACAAAGAGTTCATTTCTTTAACAGTAAAGCTGATCTTTGTCAAATTCAACTCTAAATGCACAGTTAATATTCTTAGCgttttcaatatttttgcaataaaagTGTACACTCTGcttaatttaatcatttttgtaaCAAAACTACAGCCTTACTGCAGCTCTTCATTATTTGGAACAATCTGTAGTGTGGTCGAGATATTATACAATTTTATTCAAATCTTTTTGCAGGACGAAAAAGTTGAAAATCTAGTTAACAAAATGATTTTGCTGGCAAATTATCCAGTCTGTGCtgacattttaatgttgttattcTATGTGTATTCTTTAATTtgattgtatttgcatttcatttattcctGTTTATAGTTCAATGTGAAACTATCATGATAATGAATTGATGTTTAGGTAATGTAAGTAACTAAAATGGCGTgattaaaggatttattttaaatgttttgccaaTTTGTCAATTTTCTCACATTTTACTTGTTATAAATGACTTAAATTGCTtttgcttctttattttttttttactataacTGCTTTACCCTTTTGGCAGGCATAAGGAAAGTACTGCAGAAACCAAACTGTTCCGGTCtgagttttagttttaaagtaAGTACATGAAAAGGGAAAGCGAAAAGTCGCTGGGCGTACTACTCTCGCGAGAGTTAATTCGCGGGTGTAAATTACCCGGGAAAACTCAAGCTCGCCAGTGGATCCACCggaacaaaacaacacagctCTGTCAGATACTCTTATTTACCACAACATGCCTTTCACCTCAGAAATACACTTATCAAAGGGCTTTGAGACAGGGGAACAGCCCCAGCCGCTGGTGCAGGACAAGAAGAAGAGCTTTGGTGTTTTCTGTGATGAACGCGGGTATCTGGATCAGATCGAGTACATCATGCAGCACGGCCGAACTAAAGGAGACAGAACAGGGACAGGAGTCGTGTCTGTGTTCGGGGCTCAGGCCAGATACAGCCTGCGAGGTCTGTTACCGTTCTGTGTTTATTAGTGTTATTAATGTGTACGTGTTAAATAAGGGTCTGGCATTTGAAATGTACCTGCAAAATAAACTTTAAGTATCACATATAAAGTAGGTGGTTTAATTTATCAACTGTGCATCCTTTTCAGAAGTGGTCATGATTTGCTCAGAACATTTTCAATCAGCAGCTTGAAGTCCTTAACAGAGCTGTCAAATAAACCTAGTGGAGTAAACTGTACCATTTCTGCATTTTAGTGTGACCGTTAAAAAGTTAATATAAATGAGTTCaattcattcataaaaacaattttacaaCAATCAGTTTACGCAACTGACTGACAAATTGGGATAACATTACATATTTGGTACTGAAATGCCAGTTATGGGTGTCAGCAGTACATAGTGTGTCCGCCAGGGGGAGCTGACCAGTTACATTTTCAACTGTTAACGTTACTTATCCATGTCTTGgtcatattgttttaaataaccacatatatttcatgttgttatCATAACTACAAACAGCTATGTAATCTATAATGACAAATAACACTGCTTTTATTCATAGATCAGTTTCCCTTGCTTACCACCAAGAGAGTGTTTTGGAAAGGGATCCTTGAAGAACTGCTTTGGTTCATTAAGGTGAGGATTGACTTCTTCTATGCACccaaattagaaaaaaagattGTACTTATGTCTAGTGGTATATAGCCTTGTAGATAGTTTTGGGTTTAATGCTCTGTCGGTAAtggacataaaaataaaacaaaccttaCATACATCAAATGCACAATCCATTTTTTGtttagtatctcaaaattggGCACCTACATCAGAAAATATTTACACGGCTACATACTTCAAGAGGTAAAAAGATAAGACCCTtatgatttacatttaaatgcagtttttttgtcTGAGTTTTTTCGCCAAAAAGCACTGAATGGGGTCTGATAATTGTTTGTGTCATCGCAGGGATCAACAAATGCCAGGAGCTGTCTGAGAAAGGGGTCAAGATTTGGGAAGCCAACGGGTCGAGGGCCTTCCTGGATAAACTCGGGTTCACAGAGCGAGAGGAGGGCGACCTGGGACCGGTGTATGGTTTCCAGTGGAGACACTTTGGTGCAGAgtacacaaacatgcatgcagGTACAGCAGTAACACAGAATTGACTGTGCAGTGCAGACTTTTTGCTTACTACACAGATCAAGTGTTTATCCTAACACAGCATACCAGATTACTGTGCCTCAGATCTTAAATGCTCctttatgtaatattttttacaGATTACACCGAACAGGGTGTTGACCAGCTGCAGAAGGTCATTGACACCATCAACACCAATCCAGAGGACAGACGCATCATCATGTGTGCGTGGAACCCCAAAGGTGTGGCATcgacaacattttaaatccctACACTGCTTTTAGGTCGTCCGTTTACTCTGATGGTAGTGATATTCCatcatttttaatttctcttcttctcttgtagACCTGCCCCACATGGCTCTGCCTCCCTGCCACGCCCTGTGTCAGTTCTACGTGATTGACGGTGAGCTGTCCTGTCAGCTCTACCAGCGCTCAGGTGACATGGGCCTCGGTGTGCCTTTTAATATCGCCAGCTACGCACTTCTGACCTACATGATCGCACATATCACAGGACTCAAGGTACGAGCACTGCGCTTAAGTCAAATCTCACCTTTAGCTGTTTGTATTGTGCTCACctgacagtttgttttttaatccacATCTTCAGCCTGGGGACTTTGTTCACACGCTGGGAGACGCTCACATCTACAACAACCACATTGAACCTCTTAAAGTACAGGTTAGTTAAAGACAGCTTTCTATTGCCTGGCTCGCCACTTGATTTCAAACTTGCGCTATATAAATaccatgtattattattattacattctTGTCTATTTTTGCAGCTTCAGAGGGAAATCCGTCCCTTCCCCAAGCTGAAGATCCTGAGAAAAGTGGAGAGCATCGATGATTTCCGTGCAGAAGACTTTGAGATCTGTGACTACAACCCTCATCCCACCATTAAGATGCCGATGGCTGTGTAAAAATGACAGTTTAATAGTGACCAGGGATTATTATGTGTGTGCCTTAGAAGGTCTATCATCACATTGCATTTTACGTACCGTATAGTGCGTGTCATTCAGTCTCATGCTACACATTAATTTCACTCCACTACAAAAAGagtttggtgtttattttttcagattagTGGAAAATTAAGTtcttatgaaatgtgttttttttgtgccattttccctttttat from Eleginops maclovinus isolate JMC-PN-2008 ecotype Puerto Natales chromosome 21, JC_Emac_rtc_rv5, whole genome shotgun sequence carries:
- the LOC134883973 gene encoding clusterin-like protein 1 codes for the protein MKRLFFQILCITGFLLSVADSTPLSEDTLQKLSAAGEQCVDEEIKRALLGVKRVKETVEKKEEKHRQLMDALRHSSDKKKGARQLVWETELKLEEAEQQCQDVIKSSFEECRPCLEDACKAFFTSTCRRGFASFSFKLEEFLRKMAAQLEAAEHLYKNDENMGRTNSPETEELELLQADASFNQLLSNTSLLYNQSIMLVKRKQHMFGDSFLEAFTTESRPSLVSVMQSPDFFTRLGLDHILGSVSEFGMNVLEELSSTVTNVFEEIKEAEVYFQPPSTDAGSLSALGMSERRNLCRRLRRQASDCWQLQSLCKACEEYLLKECPSFQQLHSEVEEMHLLLNASQQQYDDTLQLVQRHTADTQSWLINMQDWLCWVSQLSNTTTGPHNIFRVITVDPQQQMENIRPKADSLVVVTILDSSPITVTVPAELEVEDPAFIQYVAQEALKLHKRQIRGIDPSR
- the tyms gene encoding LOW QUALITY PROTEIN: thymidylate synthase (The sequence of the model RefSeq protein was modified relative to this genomic sequence to represent the inferred CDS: inserted 1 base in 1 codon), with product MPFTSEIHLSKGFETGEQPQPLVQDKKKSFGVFCDERGYLDQIEYIMQHGRTKGDRTGTGVVSVFGAQARYSLRDQFPLLTTKRVFWKGILEELLWFIKGSTNAXELSEKGVKIWEANGSRAFLDKLGFTEREEGDLGPVYGFQWRHFGAEYTNMHADYTEQGVDQLQKVIDTINTNPEDRRIIMCAWNPKDLPHMALPPCHALCQFYVIDGELSCQLYQRSGDMGLGVPFNIASYALLTYMIAHITGLKPGDFVHTLGDAHIYNNHIEPLKVQLQREIRPFPKLKILRKVESIDDFRAEDFEICDYNPHPTIKMPMAV